In Crinalium epipsammum PCC 9333, the genomic window CCTTTGGGCAAAATACAGCCTGGAAGACAAACAAAATCCTGAAAAACGTAAAATATTTAAAGAAAAATTAGCAGAATATTTAAAAATAACGCTCACAAGCCCAGAGCGTTTACAGGTATGGTTCTGGGATGAAAGCGGTTTTAGTTTGAGAGTGATAAAAAGAAAAACCTGGGGAAAGAAAGGTCAGAGAAAGAAGGTGACGGGACAAAGAAGAAGAGGAAGAGTCAATATTATGGGAGGATTGCGTTATCACGACAAAAAAAGAATTAATTTTGTTATAAAAAAAGGAAATGCGGATACCTTTTACGAACAGATAAAACTTTTGAATACTTGGTTATTGCAAGAATGGGTAGAACAAGGAAATAAACCTGAAAATTTTACAAAGTGTTCAGCAAAAATAATCATTATTTTAGACAATGCCAGCTTCCACAAAAGAAAAGATATTTTAGAAAAAATTGCCGCAGAAATGCCCAACATTATTTTAGAGTTTTTACCGCCATATAGTCCAGATTATAATTTAATCGAATTAGTTTGGCATTCAGCTAAAGAATATATAGCTCATCGACTATTTGAGTCAGTAGAACAGCTAGAAGAGTTATTGAATAAATTGTTAAATGAAGGAGGTCTTATTATTAAATGGGAACGTAAGATTAAAAATAAAGGTAATGCTGTTTATTAAATTTAGCTGCGTAGCAGCTTAGTACAATGGAATACGCTTGCAGTTTAACTTGCCACTCCTCGAAAGATTGCTGAAAGAGTTGAACCTTCGGAAATGCTGCAAGACGACGTTCTGCCATTTGGGAGAATGCTGGATTTGGTTCTACCACATCAATTGCACATCCTAAAATCGCAAACTCAATTGTCGCAATTCCTGAACCTCCGCCGACTTCGAGAATAGTTGAATCAGCGGTCATGTGAGCGGCTTCCATCGCTCGCTGAATTAATGCTTCAGGATAGCGGGGTCTGCCTCGATCGTAAGCTTCCACAACTGGCGTGTACCAAACTTTCCTTTGCTCTAAATCGAGATTTGAATACTCATTGAAGATTTTGGCACTCATCCGCCATGACCCTTACGCGTGCGTGTCATAAAAAAGCTTAACCCTCAAGTCGCGTCTCATACCAAATCGAGCACATGGTTGCGATCGCACAGTCAATTCCAATTAAATGTTTTATTAGCGCCACGATAGGGGCGCTCAATAAAAAGTAACGTACTTGTTAAATTGCAAAATAACGCCTCGAAAATCCCTCTCCCCAGCTTTGTACCTTGCAATCAATTCTTGAGCATCCATAGTTGAGTTTAAAGTTTATTTAATTGTAAGTGTTACAGTAAGACAACTGAATGAGTAAGAATTTGCCCAATATTAATGTGCGAACTGACAAGTCAGCGCCAGAAGAACGCAGATTGTAAAAACTGGAAAGTGAAAACAAGTGTATAAACTGTAGAGTGAAAAAGCTTTGACCTTGTTTATACTGCGATAGCAGTTTTTTACGCTATTACCAGAGAGCCGATAGGCGCACATTAAACTTTATACTGTGCATAGTGCGATCGCACTATGCTGACTTGTCATTTCGCACATTCGATACTAATCAAATGTTGGATTAGCACAAAACTCTTGTTCTGATTGGAAATTTATTTGGACTATACAACTCGATTTAATCCATCAGAAGATGCCCTGCTATATTGGCTGCGAGAGCGGGTAGATCGCTCTATGCTTGAAGAAATTGCTATGGCGGATTATAGTTACAACTACGAGTTGCATTTGAGTGCATTACTGAAAGTGCATCAAGGTGAAGCATTGCCAGTTCCTATACCTTGGGAACCAAGGGAAGTGCTGGAATTAACTCGCTGGTCGGAACCAGATGATCTTTATATCGAGAAGTATAAGGTTTCTAAGAGTTTCAATAAGGGTTCTAAGGGGATTCCTGGTCATTTGATACGGGCGTTTGCCTGTACCTTGCTGTTGCGTGCTGTCGTAGAACCAGAAAACCGAAACTCTTTTGACGGCGAGAATTCAACAATTGTTCAGCTTGTCAGTAGTGCTATCCACCTAGGGCAAGATGCAGCCACAGCAACTGTTAGGTTTCTAGCATGGTGTGTCGAGCAAGTGCCTCATCACTATGAGACGGAAAGACCTTTCTACGTCATGGGAATTCTGTTGCTAGAGGTATTTCTTGCTCAGGGTAAGAAAAAGAAGAATAGTAAGAAAAAGAAGAATGCTAAGGACACCAAAAGCGAATCTCTACTTCTTCTTTGCGATTGGGTGATGGATGAGGAAGCTAAAGTGCGAAACAATGATAACGTGCCTTCTTCTGATTGGCTATTAGGTTTGACATTTTTCGACATCAAACACGACACCTGGAAATTACTTACCCGACAGCTATTGATCGAACCCATAGTTCCTCATAGTAAGAAAACAGTAGAAATCTTAGAGCTAATTGGTTTGTCTTTGTTAGAGAGTTAATATAACGATATCAGCGATTCTCTTGACCTTGTAAGTTGTTTCTGCCGATGCTGAAGTTGCAGTTAACAGTAAAGTTAGTGATGCGATCACCAAAGTTTTATTCATTATGAGCGTAGTTGCAAGTGCCTAGTTAATAATGCCCAATGAGCATCAAACTGAATCATCAATCCAGTTACAGCAATTGCAATCCCAATGCACCAGGGGCGGATTACTCCTGTCAAAAGGCATCTCACATTGAGGGCATCTCCCCGTAAAAAATGGGTGCGCGTCTAGTAACTCCAATTTTTCTTCTGGGGTCAGATAATTGTCTAAAGTGTCTGAACAGTCGTAGTACAGTTGTTGGCGTTTTAAAATTAGTTCGCCATCAATATAATCAACGCCATCTGGTGTCCACAACTCCTCTGGTTCACTATTAGGGTTAAGTCTGAAATCCAGGCAGCTACTACTATCAATACCGTAAGGATGAACGGCACAAACAAATTCTGTTGAATGTGCGTAGAACTGGCAGCGAAGCGCAAGCGCGACGACAAGTCGTTCGCAGTCGGGAATTTTTGACATTCTAGTAGCCCCACTATCGTGGTGCGTTATGAAAAAGTAGCTGACTTGTTGAAACTATTTTTCCCTGCTTTACTTTATTACTACCCTGCTTCACCTTCTACCCTGCTTTACTTTATTACTACCTTGTTACACTTTCTAACTAAAATTGCATTATGAAAAAGGGTAGGCAGTGGAACCAGAGCAAAGTTAGGCAGGTCAAAGACTTTAACTGTTATAGTATGCTCGCTCTCGCTCTTAGAGTGCTGTATTTATACCTGTATCCCAATCTGAAATTAGCCAATTATCTAACTGACCGCTATTCAATTACTACTTTTAACCCAAAACGCAGGTTGAAAAGAACTCAATGGTAGACACATAGATAAAGTGGTTACTACTAACATCACTTTTTGATGTAGTGATGAAATACTAAAATCAGTCAAGTTAAATGATTCCCCAAAAAAGAATGAAACTTACCTGCACTACCAAAAGTTCTTTATCTTCTATCGTTAATTCTGCTAAATATATTGCTACTAAACTACCTCTTAAAGTTATTGTCGCTTCAGCATTATTAATTGGCGTAACTTCCGGTATGGCGATTGATTCCTTTGTACTTACTGCACCAAGCTATGCCAAAACTGCTTCTCAAACCAAAGTTAGTAAAACTAAAAAGCGAGTTATAGCTAAGAAACCAGTTATAGCGAAAAAGCGAGTTACAACCAAGAAACCCGTGCAGGCTCAGAGTGCAGTTAAATTTAAGGATGCTAACTTTGAAGCTAGGCTTAGAGAGCAACTAGGCATTGTGGACAAGCCACTAACGTTAAATGTTCTGCAAGGGGTTACAGGACATTTAAATTTTAATGGCTCAAAAGTAACCTCATTAGAGGGGATTCAAGCACTTCGTAATCTGACTACAATTGACTTGCGTAACAACCAAATCAGTGATTTGAAACCACTAGCAGGTTTGACTAAATTAACTTATCTGGTCTTGGATAGCAACCAAATCAGCGATGTGAAGCCACTGGCAGGTTTAACTAAATTAACTACGCTGGACTTGTATAACAACAAAATTAGCGATGTCAAACCACTAGCGGGTTTGACTAATCTTAAAACTAGGCTGTTATTGAATGAAAACCAAATCAGTGATGTGACTCCACTCTTCGGTTTGATTAATTTGAATTTTCTGGGCTTGCGTGCCAACAAAATCAGTGATGTCTCACCACTGGCGGGTTTGACTAAATTAACTTGGCTGGAGTTGAGTGATAACCCAATTAATAACTGTCAATCATTACCCGAAAAACTTCGTTTCGCCTGCCAATAAATCATCTTGGCACTCAGTCATACTAGCCTTAAACTTAGCTTGGAAACAAAAGGATTCCTTGTTATAAAAAATTGTTGTGACCTCATAACAGTTGGATTAATTTGTTTTACTTCAAGGAATACATTTATTTGATTTTAGGAGAAAATAGTACAGTGAAACGTTGTCATATTTTAAGCACAATTAGTGGGTTATCTTTCTGTTTATTGCTTTTGAACGGTATCTGTGCACCATCTGCACAAGCTGGACGACCTGTGTTCAATCAAACCCCTCAAACAATCAATCGTTATTTTGGCGGTTATAAAACTCGACTAACAACCCCATCTGAAGTTACCTATACCTATGCTCCAACTAAATTTAAGCGGTTGTTTCCTAGGTTTCCACAAAGCAATTTTACAATTACTTTTGTAAAAAATAAAGCTAGAAAGATAACTCTTAATTTCAATGGAGACCATAAGAGTTATAGTGGCGGTAATAATTATAATCAGGCTACCGCCGCCAAATTTTATAATTATATCTTTGGCTATCAACCTCCTGTTTGGAAAGAATTATCATGGCACGTTTTAACCGAGGGCCTACGCGACTATGAGTATTGTTTAGGGGATGGGGTTAGTACCTATTTTTGGGTAGGGGGAGCCGACCAAGCTACATTTGATGCTAGTTTGCATTATGACTCTCGTTGCGAACCTCCTTCCAAGCAATAAGGAATCATTACTGCTACAACTTGCGATTGTTACCCTAGATTTTTGATCGAGGTGGTTCTAATGTAAGATCTCTCGCAACAAAGCGCGATCGCATTACGTTCTTGTACGCTTGACTATTAATGTTAAAAGCAAACTTACTTTTTAAAAACGAACTCACTTGTTAAAAGTTTTAAGGTTAAAACTTGAAAGTGAAATGTTTTAACCCTTGTTGGCTCTGCGCTAACAGATTGATTATTAATTATAATCCTGTATAAAGCACCCCAATAGGGGTGCAATAGAAAGAAGTAAGTTCACTTTCTTAGAGACAATATATGGCTAAAGATCTCTTTCATCAAGCAGTAAAAACAGCTTTAATAAAAGATGGGTGGAATATCACCAATGACCCTCTTACTATTCGGATCGATCGCATTAGACTAGAAATAGATCTAGCTGCTGAAAAAGTGTTTGCAGCCGAAAAAGAAGGAATTAAAATTGCTGTGGAAGTCAAAGGCTTTCTCAATCCTTCCGTCATTAACGACTTTCATGCGGCGTTGGGACAGTTCTTGAACTATCGTCTTGCTCTGCAAATGACCGACCCAGATCGCATTATATATTTAGCTGTTCCGACTGATATTTTTAACGTTTTCTTTCAAGAACGTTTTATCCAAGCAGCAATCGATCAATATGAACTAAAAATCATAGTCTATGACCCTAAGTCAGAGGAGATTTTGCAATGGAAAAACTAGAAAAGTACCGCCAAATTATTCGAGACTTACTTGCTACTCATGCCAGAACAACTGAAGATGAAATTGAATGTCAAATCATTTACGATACAGAACACGATCATTATCAACTTGTAGATGTTGGTTGGCAAGGTATGAATCGGATCTATGCTTGCTATATCCATATAGATATTAAAGATGACAAAATTTGGATTCAGCATAATATGACTGAAATTGATTTAGGTCAAGAATTAGTCGCTCAAGGTGTTCCTGCTGCTGACATTATTCTAGGTTTACATCCTCCCTATAAACGCCCTTATACAAATTATGGTGTTGGTGACTCTCAAAAACAATTACTTAACAAAATAGAATAAAAACAGAAGATCGCAGCGTAAAAAGGGGAAAGTCAATTAGTTAAGTGTCGAGGTAAGTTATGACTGTTTCTCAACCTGAACAAGATTATTTCCAAACCTTCATTAATGCTGAAATTAGTGAATCGGATGCCGTTAAAGCTGCACAAATGCTGCTAGAAATAGACGAAGGTAAGAAACGAACAACAACTAGAGAAAAGCAAATTTTCCTACAAGGAATATTCTACCAAATTAATACGCTCCGCGATCGCGTGCATATGCCGGAGGCGCGATTCGTGCGAAGAGTGCAAATCGCTTTGCGTTGCCGTAGGGAAATCACAGTATTCGTAGTTCCAACAGTTGTTACAGTTAGACTGACTAAAACAGTTGGCAATACTGAAGCAAGTGTAACAAGGTAGAATTTGACCCCTTTGCACCCCCCTTCTCTACAAATTCTGGGCGATAGCCCACCATTCGACTAAGAAGTGGTTAGTACAGTTCTAATGCCATAATTAAGTTATTCCTTTCTACGTGATTGGAAACATGGGGTGTCATCTGAACTTGTTCACGGCAAGATGACACCCCATACTTTAAAAGATTGTTTATTACTTCTCCTCAGATAATGACAACCACAAAGTTTAATATTTTATTAATTATTGCCGCAATAAATGTTGTATAAAGATTCACAATATTAGGACTGATTTAATCAACATAATTGTAAGTATTTATATTCATTATTGAGTATATAATTTAGGCATAACAATTTTTACTACAATTAATAACATGGATGATGAGATAATACTCATTGGTGACAAGTTAAGCCTGTAACTGTTTTGTCAAGAGGCTTTCAGAGAATTGTTGAAAAAAAACTGGTCAGACCCTCGTTGAAGATTGGGAAAAGGAGCGACAATCAACTTAACATTGGGGTTTCGTTGCTGTTTGATAATACCTAAATCTCGATTTTCGGGATCAGCAAAATACTTAACGGGGTCTGTTGCCTTACCTTTCTGATGAGCCATAGTAAAATGATAAAGACCGCGATAAATCATTTCTAATGAAATCTCGTCGAAGGGGAGAGCAAGTTCATCTGCTACGGCATCACCTAAATCTACTAAAACCGCATAAAATAACCAGGTCGCCCAAATTTGTAACTTAATTCCATTGATTGAACCCGTCCATAAATAACTTAAACCTAAAAGCCTCTTGACTGTGTTAAAAGCATCTTCAATCCGCCACCGCCGCCGATATAAATCTGCTACCACATAAGGGGGTAAAATATTAGGGTCTAGGACGCTGGTTAAATAAGAATGCCAGGTTTTTCCTGACCTGACTTCAATCAAACGCAAGGTAATAAATGGAGTCTTCTTTGTGCCAGAACCAAAGCGTATCTTCCGATCTCTCAGTTCATAACTATCGGTAAATATTTGTTCTACTTTGATTGCTGCTCCTTTTTTTATTCTCGTTATAAAATCTACTTTTTTCTCAATTAATTGAAACCAAAAATTAAAGTGATAAAACCCTCTATCCAATAACAGCAAGGTGTTTTTTGTTACTAAATTTAGAATGTTTTCTTCAAGTTTAATATCAGAAGCTTTAGAATTTTCTTCAAACCAAATTTCTACAGGTAATCTAGTCATTAAATCAATTACTGTACTCATTTTTCCGGCTAATTGCCCTCTTTGAGTCTCTTCTAAGCTTTTTAACTTCCTAAACAATGCCTCCAATGTTGACCCATCTACTATCCAAATCTTCTCAAATTTTGACAAGGTAAATTGAATACTTTCTGGCAATGGACGTTGATTTCTACTATGCCAAGTTGCTCTTAAACTCGGCAATAAATCTTTAAATACTTTTTCAAATAATTCAGATGGAAATGTTAAAAATCTTTGTGATACCGCTTGTTGACTAACTTTTGTGGGACTACACCACAGAAAACCATCTCTGGCTAACATTCTTGTTAGTTCTCTGACTCCTGCCACATCTCGCCACAGCAAGGTCAACACCGCCGCCATCATCAACGGTAAATTCAGTATCCGTTCTCTGAGTCCTAATTTTCGGTAGTAATTTTCTTGATTTGTAATGGCTGGTGTCAGTAATTTTTCCAATTGCTTGGCTATTACTTCGTCTTCCACCAGTGGTCGTTGTTTCTTTTTCGCATGGTCTCGATTGGTTTTTCGGCTTTGTGTCATGGCTGGTCTAAATCGCTCAACTACTTGTCTAGACTGAGTTTCTCACGATTTTTGACCTAGCCAAATACCACCCTTGACAATTTTCTCTTTTCCTTAACTTGTCACCAATGGAAAATTACTGCGGTCTGTAGGTAAGGGTATGTTGTTGATGTGGGACAGGGGATTACACTCATTTAAGATGGTCAAAGCTACCTTAGACCAACAATGTCACATTTTAGGGCGTGTTCCGGCACAAGTTAAGTTTGAGGTTGTTAAGGTTTTAGCTGATGGTTCTTATACCAGTTGGATTGCTCCTGACCAAAAATCTAAGCGCAAAGGAGCTACCCCCATTCAAGTTCGTGTCGTTGAATATGTAATTGAAGAGAATTCAATTGAACGCAAGTATCGTTTGATTACGGATTTAATGGATATTGAGCAGTTTCCAGCTTTACTGTTGGCGCAGTCTTATCATTGTCGATGGGAAGCTGAGAATACTTTAGATGAATTGAAAGTCCATCTTAATGGTCGTAAAACTCCTATCCGTTCTAAAAAACCTCGCGAGGTAGTCCAAGAAATTTATGGATGGTTATTACCACATTACTGTATACGTCACTTAATATTTCATGCTGCCAAAAATGCTGGCGTTGCTCCGACATCTTTAAGTTTTACTGGAACTCTTAAGGTAATTCGCCGTGCTATTCCTCAGTTTCAACAAGTGACATCGGGGGAAAAGCCGTTATTTGTGAGTTGGTTATTTGCCGAAATTGTAGACCAAACCATTGCACCTAGACAATTAAGAAGTAATCCACGTGTTGTTAAGAAAACTCGCTCCAAGTTTGGGGCGGTTAAACCACATCATCGAGGTCGAGGGACTCACTTACAACAACTTAACTTATCAGTCGTACTGGTAGCTTAACCTTAATTTTTCTAGCTCTCATCGCACCGAAGTTTAACTTTTTTATCATAAATTACTTTTTATCCTAGTTCCTTAGATCTGGGAGACTTTAGTCTGCAAAGAAGTAAAATTCGGAAATTTTATGTTCTCGTACTTAAAACGCGAACAATTATTCCTCTTCCTCCTTAACCGAGCAGTATTGCCACTTGTCCCAGAGAGCGATAAGCCTCGCTTAAGCCTTAGAAGCGAGACGAAGAGCGAACGGAAGAAGATCCTCAACTTGAATCTATAAAATTGACGGTGGGATTTGTTTTAGCGAAACTAAACCATTGTCTTCAAAATCAATATCCAGATGATATCCTTCCATTAAAGCCGTTCCCAATAAAGGTTTAAAACCCGATGCTAAAATAGGGACGAATTTTTCTTGATCGTCCCAAACAATTGTTGCTAAATGTATAGATAACAACGCCTCCCTACCATCGGCTAATCTGGCAAGGGTAGTGGAATATAACGGCAGATTCATCGCACTGACGGCTTGTGGCGGTAAGGTAAGATGGTCGTTGAATCCAGTATCAATAATAAAATCAATAGAAAAATCTGGTTGTGTCGGTAAACGAAAAATTACTGGCACTACGGCTTTCCTATCAATCAATTTTCCGTTAATCATTTGACAGTCCGCTCGCTTGCTCCCCCAAAGCTGACAGCAACATCATAACCAATCCGCATCGTAAATAATCTGGCATTAGGTTTTTGATGCTTTAACTTTAATGCTGTTTCTACACCAGTTTGATCAATTCCGTATTCGCCCGTTTCCGCATCAATGACAATCATTTTTCCAATGTTATCATTACACTCCACTTGTTGACGAATGCCATTTTCGTAAAAGTGTTTGGCTCTTTGGGCAACTTCTTCTCCAGTCCAAAAAATAGCCTGCATGATCATTACACCTGCTTTGTTCTGTTTAATTATTTTAGCTCTAAACGCGCTTTTTCACTTGTTAGTCAATGCAACTTTTTTGGTGCAGTTCGCGCCAGGGCAGCAGTGCCGTCAAACAAGTGCTGTATAACAGTAGGCAAAGTACAGCTAAAAAAATAGTATCGCAAAACAACTTGTACTGCATGAAGATATTCATTTAAAACTCTAAAATAACTACAAATTCGATAACAAGATTATGTTGAACTTGGCGGCAATAGCCGCCTTTTTTTTTGAAATTACACTCATAAAACAAATGAATACCATCCAAAAAGCTCCTGCAACCGATAGCAAAACAGGTACTACCAAAAAGAAAACAACAACTACTACTGATGGTAGTAAAAACAAAGTAGGAGCGACTATTGCTTCCTCTTCAGCTATTACTGATGATATTGATATTGACGTTTACATTGATGATGACATTGACGCACTAGCGGCTGCTGATGCCAAAAGAGCCAAAGCCGAAAGGATGGCAGCTAAAAGGGCAAAAGCTGAAGCAGCAAAGTCATCCGTAGTAACAGAAGCACCTGAATCAGAAAGCCCTAAGTCGGAACCAGAACCAGAAACAACTGATCAACCAACCGAATTTGTTCCAATTGTTCCAGCTAAAACTAAAGCAAAAACTCAAGAAATTAAGATAATTTGCAACCAAGCTAAACTCAAAGAAGCTTTAGATATTCTGACAGGTATTGCACCTGCAAAACCAACACATCCTATATTAGCTAATGCCTTAATCATTGCCAATAAGGATACTCAATCGTGTAGCTTGACTGTTTATGATTTAAGCGTGGGTGTTCAAACTGTCGTTGACTGCAAGGTGGCAGGGGAGGGTGAAACTACACTTCCAATCGCACTACTAACAGATATTGTAGGCAAATTTCCCAGCGATTGCGAAATCGTAATGACGGGGAAAAACGATACAATCAACATCCATGCTGATGCTGGAAAGTACACAATCAAAGGGATCTCTACTGAAGAATTTCCCGAATTACCAGCAGTATTTACGATCGCAAGATCTATACCCGCAGAAACCTTAAAAGAAGGACTTAAAGCCACTATCTTTGCTGCAAGTAAAGACGAAACTAAGCAAATACTAACTGGAGTCTTCTTTAAATTAGAACAAGACAGAATCAACTTAGCAGCGACAGACGGAAGCCGTTTAGCTGCGATAGAAGGTTCCACAAAAGGTATCGGTAAAAAGGAGAACACAGAGGTGCTAGAAGAAATTAAATGTACCATACCTGCGCGAGCAATGGAAAAGCTGCTAGTCATCCAAAACAGCACAGGGACAACATCAGTTGAAATGCTATACAACCCAGAAACCGCCACTGTAGCATTTCAATCTGGTAAGGTAAAGTTAGTCAGTCGCTGCTTACAAGGCGATTATCCAAACTATCCCCAATTACTTGAGCAAAACTGCTTCCAGCAAGTAATAGTTGACAAAGCAGGAATAGTTAAATCTCTCTCTAGATTAGGGAGTTTAGCCGACAAAAATGAAAAAACTGTCAAGATTGACATCAATGTTAAAGAGCAAGAACTATCACTATCGATCATCAGAGATTTTGGTAGTGGTGAAGAAGTTTTAGCAGGTGCTATTACCTGCATAAGCGGCTACGCAGCTAAATTTAATAAACAGCATTACCTTTATTTTTAATCTTACGTTCCCATTTAATAACAAGACCTCCTTCATTTAACAACTTATTCAATAACTCTTCTAACTGTTCTACTGATTCAAATAGTCGATGAGCTATATATTCTTTCGCTGAATGCCAAACTAATTCGATTAAATTATAATCTGGACTATATGGCGGTAAGAACTCTAAAATAATATTGGGCATTTCTGAGGCAATTTTTTCTAAAATATCTTTTCTTTTGTGGAAGCTGGCGTTATCTAAAATAATAACTATTTTGGCTGAACATTTGGTAAAATCTTCACTTTGTTTACCTTGCTCAATCCATTCTTCTAGTAAAAAAGTATTTAAGAGTTTTATCTGTTCATAAAAAACATCTGCATTTCCTTTTTTGATGACAAAATTCATTCTTTTTTTATCGTGATAACGTAATCCTCCCATGATATTTACTCTTCCTCTTCTTCTTTGTCCCGCCACCTTCTTTCTATAGCCTTTTCTTCCCCATGTTTTTCTTCTTATTACTCTTAAACTAAACCCACTCTCATCCCAAAACCATACCT contains:
- a CDS encoding IS630 family transposase; translation: MPAKNHLSQYQREQLVKTLKEHENPYVREKVLIILLINDGKTYQEISEFLNIAYPTVAYWAVHGDPDNLDSFLDGRREGNFSKVTQEYENLLLEVVEKEPAEYGYEFGRWTAARLAIYLEQVTGIKLSGSQVRRRLERKKYVYLWAKYSLEDKQNPEKRKIFKEKLAEYLKITLTSPERLQVWFWDESGFSLRVIKRKTWGKKGQRKKVTGQRRRGRVNIMGGLRYHDKKRINFVIKKGNADTFYEQIKLLNTWLLQEWVEQGNKPENFTKCSAKIIIILDNASFHKRKDILEKIAAEMPNIILEFLPPYSPDYNLIELVWHSAKEYIAHRLFESVEQLEELLNKLLNEGGLIIKWERKIKNKGNAVY
- a CDS encoding class I SAM-dependent methyltransferase, giving the protein MSAKIFNEYSNLDLEQRKVWYTPVVEAYDRGRPRYPEALIQRAMEAAHMTADSTILEVGGGSGIATIEFAILGCAIDVVEPNPAFSQMAERRLAAFPKVQLFQQSFEEWQVKLQAYSIVLSCYAAKFNKQHYLYF
- a CDS encoding leucine-rich repeat domain-containing protein codes for the protein MKLTCTTKSSLSSIVNSAKYIATKLPLKVIVASALLIGVTSGMAIDSFVLTAPSYAKTASQTKVSKTKKRVIAKKPVIAKKRVTTKKPVQAQSAVKFKDANFEARLREQLGIVDKPLTLNVLQGVTGHLNFNGSKVTSLEGIQALRNLTTIDLRNNQISDLKPLAGLTKLTYLVLDSNQISDVKPLAGLTKLTTLDLYNNKISDVKPLAGLTNLKTRLLLNENQISDVTPLFGLINLNFLGLRANKISDVSPLAGLTKLTWLELSDNPINNCQSLPEKLRFACQ
- a CDS encoding element excision factor XisH family protein, which encodes MAKDLFHQAVKTALIKDGWNITNDPLTIRIDRIRLEIDLAAEKVFAAEKEGIKIAVEVKGFLNPSVINDFHAALGQFLNYRLALQMTDPDRIIYLAVPTDIFNVFFQERFIQAAIDQYELKIIVYDPKSEEILQWKN
- a CDS encoding XisI protein, whose amino-acid sequence is MEKLEKYRQIIRDLLATHARTTEDEIECQIIYDTEHDHYQLVDVGWQGMNRIYACYIHIDIKDDKIWIQHNMTEIDLGQELVAQGVPAADIILGLHPPYKRPYTNYGVGDSQKQLLNKIE
- a CDS encoding IS4 family transposase, producing the protein MVEDEVIAKQLEKLLTPAITNQENYYRKLGLRERILNLPLMMAAVLTLLWRDVAGVRELTRMLARDGFLWCSPTKVSQQAVSQRFLTFPSELFEKVFKDLLPSLRATWHSRNQRPLPESIQFTLSKFEKIWIVDGSTLEALFRKLKSLEETQRGQLAGKMSTVIDLMTRLPVEIWFEENSKASDIKLEENILNLVTKNTLLLLDRGFYHFNFWFQLIEKKVDFITRIKKGAAIKVEQIFTDSYELRDRKIRFGSGTKKTPFITLRLIEVRSGKTWHSYLTSVLDPNILPPYVVADLYRRRWRIEDAFNTVKRLLGLSYLWTGSINGIKLQIWATWLFYAVLVDLGDAVADELALPFDEISLEMIYRGLYHFTMAHQKGKATDPVKYFADPENRDLGIIKQQRNPNVKLIVAPFPNLQRGSDQFFFNNSLKAS
- a CDS encoding clan AA aspartic protease; translation: MINGKLIDRKAVVPVIFRLPTQPDFSIDFIIDTGFNDHLTLPPQAVSAMNLPLYSTTLARLADGREALLSIHLATIVWDDQEKFVPILASGFKPLLGTALMEGYHLDIDFEDNGLVSLKQIPPSIL
- the dnaN gene encoding DNA polymerase III subunit beta, giving the protein MNTIQKAPATDSKTGTTKKKTTTTTDGSKNKVGATIASSSAITDDIDIDVYIDDDIDALAAADAKRAKAERMAAKRAKAEAAKSSVVTEAPESESPKSEPEPETTDQPTEFVPIVPAKTKAKTQEIKIICNQAKLKEALDILTGIAPAKPTHPILANALIIANKDTQSCSLTVYDLSVGVQTVVDCKVAGEGETTLPIALLTDIVGKFPSDCEIVMTGKNDTINIHADAGKYTIKGISTEEFPELPAVFTIARSIPAETLKEGLKATIFAASKDETKQILTGVFFKLEQDRINLAATDGSRLAAIEGSTKGIGKKENTEVLEEIKCTIPARAMEKLLVIQNSTGTTSVEMLYNPETATVAFQSGKVKLVSRCLQGDYPNYPQLLEQNCFQQVIVDKAGIVKSLSRLGSLADKNEKTVKIDINVKEQELSLSIIRDFGSGEEVLAGAITCISGYAAKFNKQHYLYF
- a CDS encoding IS630 family transposase, which translates into the protein MPAKNHLTQEQRERLLKTLKEDENPYVREKVLILLLMNEGKTYQEISNFLQIAYPTVAYWAVHGDPDKLESFLDGRREGNFRKVTKKYEEVLLEIIEKEPSEYGYEFGRGTAARLATYLEKATGIKLSGSQVRRILERKKYVYLWAKYSLEDKQNPEKRKIFKEKLAEYLKITLATPERLQVWFWDESGFSLRVIRRKTWGRKGYRKKVAGQRRRGRVNIMGGLRYHDKKRMNFVIKKGNADVFYEQIKLLNTFLLEEWIEQGKQSEDFTKCSAKIVIILDNASFHKRKDILEKIASEMPNIILEFLPPYSPDYNLIELVWHSAKEYIAHRLFESVEQLEELLNKLLNEGGLVIKWERKIKNKGNAVY